One Blastocatellia bacterium genomic region harbors:
- the nusB gene encoding transcription antitermination factor NusB: MGSRRKARESAMQMLYEHDIVPQSVEELIRTYWRELRDDADSDVRAFAERLVRGTLDHLDEIDRLIATKAEHWRLERMATVDRNILRLAVYEFLYEPDTPKVVVINEALEIARRYSTYEATQFINGLLDAIRRTLEAEKNL; this comes from the coding sequence ATGGGATCACGGCGCAAGGCTCGGGAATCAGCGATGCAGATGCTCTACGAGCACGACATTGTGCCGCAGTCGGTGGAGGAACTGATCCGCACCTACTGGCGGGAACTGCGCGACGATGCCGATTCCGATGTCCGAGCCTTCGCCGAACGGCTCGTCCGGGGAACGCTCGACCATCTCGACGAGATTGATCGGTTGATCGCCACCAAAGCCGAACACTGGCGGCTCGAACGCATGGCCACGGTGGATCGCAATATCCTCCGGTTAGCCGTCTATGAGTTCCTTTACGAGCCCGATACGCCGAAGGTCGTTGTGATCAACGAAGCGCTGGAGATCGCCCGTCGCTATTCCACCTACGAAGCCACCCAATTCATCAACGGCTTGCTCGATGCCATCCGCCGGACTCTGGAAGCGGAGAAAAACCTATAG
- the nusA gene encoding transcription termination factor NusA gives MPNNASPIAENIELLAREKNIPLQVIISAVTEAVLKAYQKQYKATGEDLDARYNPETGQIEIYARKVVVEHVTDPAREISLEEANELVEGAEVGDMLEIPRPFEGGRIAAQTAKQILTQKVREAERTNIYDEYIGRVGELVSGFVKRYEKRGDLVVDLGTVEALLPRSEQSKAERYSLGERIRAVIKEVTKEVKNTYGLQIILSRTAPELLMRLFEMEVPEIYDGTVQIKACVREPGERAKIAVVSTDRDIDPVGACVGMKGSRVQAVIRELHGEKIDIIEWSDNPAKFAANALSPAKVSRVEIVDPVQRRIEVIVEDDQQSLAIGRAGQNVRLAAKLIGWNIDIRSESEVKREIAAQMEQFVTQGGTPLRTMEGRVPAPWIDRLVGQGITTVEQVLQVGVDGIAEKLNCSYNEASTLVATAQELVQARKENAAEATSAAGLSAAAKAEPEGVTPSEMST, from the coding sequence ATGCCAAACAATGCGAGTCCAATCGCTGAGAACATTGAATTGCTCGCTCGGGAGAAGAATATTCCCCTGCAGGTCATCATCAGCGCCGTCACCGAGGCTGTCCTGAAAGCCTATCAAAAACAGTATAAAGCGACGGGCGAGGATCTCGATGCCCGTTACAACCCCGAGACGGGACAGATCGAGATCTATGCGCGGAAGGTCGTCGTCGAACACGTCACGGACCCCGCTCGGGAGATCAGCCTGGAGGAAGCCAACGAACTCGTGGAAGGAGCCGAAGTGGGTGATATGCTGGAGATCCCCCGACCGTTCGAGGGAGGGCGCATTGCCGCTCAAACGGCCAAACAGATCCTCACCCAGAAGGTCCGCGAAGCCGAACGCACGAACATTTACGATGAATATATCGGGCGGGTCGGCGAACTGGTCAGCGGGTTCGTCAAACGCTATGAGAAGCGAGGCGATCTGGTCGTTGATCTGGGCACGGTGGAGGCGCTGCTGCCGCGCAGCGAACAATCCAAGGCGGAGAGATATTCGCTCGGCGAACGCATTCGCGCCGTCATCAAGGAGGTGACCAAAGAAGTTAAGAACACCTACGGACTGCAGATCATTCTCTCGCGGACGGCTCCGGAACTCCTCATGCGCCTGTTCGAGATGGAGGTGCCGGAAATTTACGACGGAACGGTTCAAATCAAAGCCTGCGTGCGAGAACCCGGCGAACGCGCCAAGATTGCTGTGGTCTCCACTGACCGGGATATTGATCCGGTGGGGGCGTGCGTGGGAATGAAGGGAAGCCGCGTGCAGGCCGTCATTCGGGAACTGCACGGGGAAAAGATTGACATCATCGAGTGGTCGGACAATCCCGCCAAGTTTGCTGCCAATGCCCTGAGTCCGGCCAAGGTCAGCCGGGTTGAGATCGTGGATCCGGTGCAGCGTCGGATCGAGGTGATCGTCGAAGACGACCAGCAATCGCTGGCCATCGGCAGAGCGGGGCAAAATGTCCGGCTGGCAGCCAAACTCATCGGGTGGAATATTGACATCCGCAGCGAATCGGAGGTCAAACGGGAAATTGCGGCTCAGATGGAACAGTTCGTCACACAGGGAGGAACTCCGCTGCGGACGATGGAGGGGCGCGTTCCCGCACCCTGGATTGATCGTCTTGTGGGCCAGGGGATCACTACGGTTGAGCAGGTGCTTCAGGTGGGAGTGGATGGCATCGCCGAGAAGCTCAATTGCAGTTACAACGAGGCCAGCACTCTCGTTGCTACTGCTCAGGAACTCGTGCAGGCGAGGAAAGAGAACGCGGCGGAGGCGACATCTGCCGCCGGCCTTTCGGCTGCCGCAAAAGCGGAGCCGGAGGGAGTGACCCCTTCGGAGATGAGCACCTGA
- a CDS encoding AAA family ATPase yields MTRAGLVAHILIGIPGAGKSTLAHRLAARYNPSTIVSSDEIRKHLYGDESIQGHPADVFGQARADLLAALRAGRSVIYDATNINPRFRRLTLGDLRREGADWIIGYWLQVPLHVCQQRNQARHRTVPDEVLRRMLQELNRFPPRFAEGFDEIIILGEDVELCVP; encoded by the coding sequence ATGACCAGAGCGGGACTGGTGGCCCATATTTTGATCGGCATCCCCGGCGCCGGCAAAAGCACACTCGCTCACCGATTGGCCGCCCGGTACAATCCGAGCACCATTGTCAGCTCCGATGAGATTCGCAAGCACCTCTACGGGGATGAATCTATCCAGGGTCATCCGGCCGATGTCTTTGGTCAGGCGCGGGCGGATTTGCTGGCGGCACTGCGAGCCGGACGCAGTGTCATCTACGACGCCACCAACATCAATCCCCGATTTCGCCGACTGACGCTTGGTGATCTCCGTCGTGAGGGAGCGGACTGGATCATCGGTTATTGGTTACAAGTTCCGTTGCATGTCTGTCAGCAGCGAAACCAGGCTCGCCACCGCACCGTTCCCGACGAGGTCCTCCGCCGCATGCTTCAGGAGCTTAACCGTTTCCCTCCCCGCTTCGCCGAAGGTTTCGATGAGATCATCATCCTCGGCGAAGATGTCGAACTCTGCGTCCCCTGA
- the rbfA gene encoding 30S ribosome-binding factor RbfA, with amino-acid sequence MKKYRPERIAELLKEEVSEIVGYEMNDPRLGLVTITRVTVSPDLRHAKIYVTHLGPAEDRDQTVAVLNHAAGYIRRQLFPRLHLRVIPELTFAYDDSIARAARIEDVLQEIRQQAGESESHQPPAGEPSSDSLSD; translated from the coding sequence ATGAAGAAGTATCGGCCCGAACGAATCGCCGAACTCTTGAAGGAAGAGGTGAGCGAGATCGTCGGCTATGAGATGAACGATCCTCGCCTCGGTCTGGTGACGATCACCCGCGTCACCGTCAGTCCCGATCTGCGCCACGCCAAAATTTACGTCACGCATCTCGGTCCGGCCGAGGATCGAGACCAAACGGTGGCCGTCCTCAACCACGCGGCCGGATATATTCGGCGGCAGCTCTTCCCCCGGCTGCATCTGCGGGTGATTCCCGAGCTGACGTTCGCCTATGATGACTCCATCGCCCGCGCCGCCCGCATCGAGGATGTGCTTCAGGAGATTCGTCAACAGGCCGGTGAGTCCGAATCACATCAGCCTCCGGCAGGAGAACCTTCCTCCGATTCCCTTTCCGACTGA
- the aroF gene encoding 3-deoxy-7-phosphoheptulonate synthase, with protein sequence MLIVMEKTATDEQIGAVVAKIEALGFRAHVIPGAQRTAIGITGNPGPLDPGLFEGMPGVVDAVPVSRPYKLVSREVKPERTIVRVGDVEIGGEQIAIIAGPCAVESYEQTMTIADAVSRLGIRLFRGGAYKPRTSPYSFQGLGVEGLKILAEVRARFGLKIVTEAIDQESADWVERYADVMQIGARNMQNFSLLRRAGQARIPVLLKRGLSATLEELLLAAEYILAEGNYNVILCERGVRTFNQYTRNTLDLSIVPAVHRLSHLPILVDPSHGTGQRDKVIPMARAGVAVGADGIMVEVHHQPDRALSDGPQALTLEMFRDMVEQVREIAAIIQKAERTLQPS encoded by the coding sequence ATGCTGATTGTGATGGAAAAGACAGCGACGGATGAACAGATCGGGGCCGTCGTTGCGAAGATCGAAGCTCTTGGCTTTCGCGCCCACGTCATCCCGGGGGCGCAGCGCACGGCCATCGGCATCACGGGCAATCCGGGACCGCTCGATCCGGGATTGTTTGAAGGCATGCCCGGGGTCGTTGATGCCGTTCCCGTTTCCCGGCCCTACAAGCTCGTCAGCCGTGAGGTCAAGCCGGAACGAACCATTGTGCGCGTCGGCGATGTCGAGATCGGCGGTGAGCAGATCGCCATCATCGCCGGTCCCTGCGCCGTCGAAAGCTACGAGCAGACGATGACTATCGCCGACGCGGTCAGCCGTCTCGGCATCCGGCTCTTTCGCGGCGGCGCGTACAAACCGCGCACCTCGCCCTATTCGTTCCAGGGATTGGGCGTGGAGGGTCTCAAGATTCTCGCCGAGGTGCGCGCCCGGTTCGGATTGAAGATCGTCACCGAGGCGATTGACCAGGAGAGCGCCGATTGGGTCGAGCGCTACGCCGACGTGATGCAAATCGGCGCGCGCAATATGCAGAACTTCAGCCTGCTTCGTCGCGCGGGTCAGGCGCGGATTCCCGTCCTGCTCAAGCGAGGCCTCTCGGCCACGCTCGAGGAATTGTTGCTGGCGGCCGAGTACATCCTGGCCGAAGGCAATTACAACGTCATCCTCTGCGAGCGCGGCGTGCGAACCTTCAATCAGTATACCCGCAACACGCTCGACCTTTCGATCGTCCCGGCGGTGCATCGTCTCAGCCATCTCCCCATCCTCGTTGATCCCAGTCACGGCACGGGTCAGCGCGACAAGGTCATCCCGATGGCCCGCGCCGGCGTCGCCGTGGGAGCTGATGGGATCATGGTCGAAGTTCACCACCAGCCCGATCGCGCTCTCTCCGATGGTCCGCAGGCCCTCACCCTGGAAATGTTTCGCGATATGGTCGAGCAAGTCCGCGAGATCGCTGCCATCATACAAAAGGCCGAGCGAACACTACAGCCGTCATGA
- the ribE gene encoding 6,7-dimethyl-8-ribityllumazine synthase — MMEPPIVQGALRAEGLSIALVVSRFNDFVTNRLLAGALDALERLGADEKNIAVYKVPGSIELPLVAKRLAATRKWDAIICLGTIIRGETPHFDLVASEAAKGIALAALETGVPIIFGVITADTLEQAINRAGAKSGNKGFEAAMAAVEMANLCREL, encoded by the coding sequence ATGATGGAACCACCAATTGTTCAAGGAGCGTTGCGGGCCGAAGGACTCAGCATCGCTCTTGTCGTCAGCCGATTCAACGACTTCGTGACGAATCGGCTTCTGGCCGGGGCGCTCGATGCGCTCGAGCGGTTGGGAGCCGACGAAAAAAATATCGCCGTTTATAAAGTTCCCGGCTCGATAGAACTTCCGCTTGTGGCCAAGCGGTTGGCGGCAACGCGCAAGTGGGATGCTATCATCTGCCTGGGCACGATCATTCGGGGGGAGACGCCTCATTTCGATCTCGTCGCCAGCGAAGCGGCCAAAGGGATCGCCCTGGCGGCACTGGAAACCGGCGTCCCCATTATCTTCGGCGTCATCACGGCTGATACGCTGGAGCAGGCGATCAATCGCGCCGGTGCCAAAAGCGGCAATAAGGGATTCGAGGCGGCCATGGCCGCTGTGGAGATGGCGAACCTCTGTCGGGAGCTGTGA
- the infB gene encoding translation initiation factor IF-2, with the protein MKKVRIYELARELKVEPKKIIEEARRLGIDVSVPSNTLTEDQVEQIRSKYYKKPETTRLQVRLVKKPKPAEVEEPVSEPAPVREEAPPPPPKKVEEEPEPVVQPARAMKVTPLKPVAPPPPPPPPPPPSVVPAVAAEAAPAPVAQKPEPAPVPEAPAASPPESLPAPEPARPTPRTQVIVLKPSGAVQPPAPAPTEVPTVYVPPRDDRRRRRYPRAARPQPAKAEPAAETSVVTVPVAPPPVRAIKPIKLMEGVTVREFSEALQVAPREVVRRLMQRGILATINQTLDPEVAREIGKELGYDVHFTSFEELVEEKEIERLIEAGEEEELVPRAPVVTVMGHVDHGKTSLLDAIRETHVAEREAGGITQHIGAYVATVPDPDDRSKSRRIVFLDTPGHEAFTLMRARGAQVTDIVVLVVAADDGVMPQTIEAIEHARAANVPIIVAINKIDKPEANPERVKQALAEVGLLWEGWGGKTVMVEVSAKRRINLDALLEMIILTADLLELKANPHRKAVGTVLEAKLDKGRGPVATVLVQQGTLRVGDPFVVGATYGKVRALFDDLGRSLSAAGPATPVEVIGLETVPQAGDKLVVVEDLTTAEKIASMRQLEQRQAKARATAAASLEQLYQRMQAGQVKELQVILKADVQGSLEALRQTLEKLSSDKVKVSVIRAGVGAITESDVLLAAASNDMQRTAIIIGFNVRPEQRAREVAEQENVDIRLHSIIYKVEEEIRNAMLGLLAPEEKEVTLGRAEVRQVFRIAKVGNVAGCLVTDGVIRRNSLVRVLRDHVVVYQGTIGSLKRFKEDVSEVKAGFECGIGIQGFNDIKEGDVIEAYVIEKVAQTL; encoded by the coding sequence ATGAAAAAGGTCCGCATCTACGAGCTTGCCAGAGAGCTGAAGGTCGAGCCGAAAAAGATCATCGAAGAGGCTCGGCGTCTGGGCATTGATGTGAGTGTTCCGTCCAATACACTCACCGAGGATCAGGTCGAGCAAATTCGGTCCAAGTACTACAAGAAGCCGGAGACGACGCGGCTTCAGGTTCGGCTGGTGAAGAAGCCCAAGCCGGCGGAGGTGGAGGAGCCCGTGTCGGAACCCGCACCGGTGCGCGAAGAAGCTCCGCCGCCCCCACCGAAGAAAGTGGAAGAGGAACCGGAACCCGTCGTGCAACCGGCACGCGCCATGAAGGTGACGCCGTTGAAGCCGGTGGCTCCGCCACCGCCTCCTCCCCCTCCGCCGCCTCCTTCGGTTGTTCCCGCGGTAGCTGCGGAAGCCGCACCGGCGCCGGTGGCCCAGAAGCCGGAACCGGCACCTGTACCGGAGGCTCCTGCGGCCAGCCCGCCGGAATCACTGCCCGCTCCCGAACCCGCTCGTCCCACGCCGCGGACGCAGGTGATCGTGCTCAAGCCGTCGGGAGCGGTTCAGCCTCCTGCGCCCGCACCAACAGAAGTTCCCACCGTCTACGTGCCTCCGCGCGATGATCGCCGGCGGCGGCGTTATCCTCGAGCGGCACGTCCTCAGCCAGCCAAGGCCGAACCGGCGGCGGAAACATCGGTGGTGACGGTCCCTGTGGCTCCGCCTCCGGTCCGGGCGATCAAACCCATCAAGCTGATGGAAGGGGTCACCGTCCGCGAGTTCTCCGAAGCCCTCCAGGTCGCGCCCCGCGAAGTCGTGCGACGACTGATGCAACGAGGCATCCTGGCGACCATCAATCAAACGCTCGACCCGGAGGTCGCTCGGGAGATCGGCAAAGAACTCGGTTATGATGTGCACTTCACGAGCTTCGAGGAGCTTGTCGAGGAGAAGGAGATCGAGCGGTTGATCGAAGCGGGAGAGGAAGAAGAGCTGGTGCCCCGGGCGCCGGTGGTCACCGTCATGGGCCATGTGGATCATGGGAAGACGAGTCTGCTCGATGCTATTCGGGAAACGCATGTGGCCGAGCGCGAAGCCGGAGGCATCACCCAGCATATCGGGGCGTATGTGGCGACAGTTCCCGATCCCGATGACCGCAGCAAGAGTCGTCGCATTGTCTTCCTCGACACGCCGGGTCACGAAGCCTTCACCTTGATGCGGGCGCGGGGCGCACAGGTGACCGACATCGTCGTTCTCGTCGTGGCCGCCGATGATGGCGTCATGCCGCAGACCATTGAGGCCATCGAACACGCCCGCGCCGCCAACGTCCCCATCATCGTGGCCATCAACAAGATTGATAAACCCGAGGCTAATCCCGAGCGCGTCAAGCAGGCGCTGGCCGAAGTGGGCCTGCTCTGGGAAGGCTGGGGCGGAAAGACCGTCATGGTTGAAGTCTCGGCCAAGCGTCGGATCAATCTCGACGCGTTGCTGGAGATGATCATCCTCACCGCCGACCTCCTGGAGCTGAAGGCGAATCCCCATCGAAAAGCCGTGGGCACGGTATTGGAGGCCAAACTCGATAAAGGGCGCGGTCCAGTGGCGACTGTTCTGGTGCAGCAGGGAACGTTGCGGGTCGGCGATCCGTTCGTCGTCGGAGCCACCTATGGAAAAGTGCGGGCGCTGTTTGACGACCTCGGTCGTTCGCTGAGCGCTGCAGGACCGGCCACGCCGGTTGAGGTCATCGGCCTGGAGACCGTCCCTCAGGCGGGCGATAAGCTCGTCGTCGTCGAAGACCTGACCACGGCCGAGAAGATCGCTTCCATGCGCCAGCTCGAACAACGCCAGGCCAAAGCGCGGGCGACGGCCGCCGCCAGCCTCGAACAGCTCTATCAACGCATGCAGGCCGGTCAGGTCAAAGAGCTTCAGGTCATCCTCAAGGCCGATGTCCAGGGCTCGCTCGAAGCTCTGCGGCAAACCCTGGAGAAACTCTCCAGCGACAAAGTCAAAGTGAGCGTCATCCGCGCCGGTGTGGGAGCCATCACCGAGTCCGATGTTCTGCTGGCCGCCGCCTCCAACGATATGCAGCGCACGGCCATCATCATCGGGTTCAATGTCCGACCCGAACAACGAGCCCGCGAAGTGGCCGAGCAGGAGAACGTGGATATTCGTCTCCACTCGATCATCTACAAAGTCGAGGAGGAGATTCGCAACGCCATGCTCGGACTCCTGGCCCCCGAGGAGAAAGAAGTCACCCTCGGCCGGGCCGAAGTCCGTCAGGTCTTCCGCATCGCCAAAGTGGGCAACGTGGCCGGATGCCTGGTCACCGATGGGGTCATCAGGCGGAATTCGCTCGTCCGCGTCCTCCGCGATCACGTCGTCGTCTATCAGGGAACGATTGGCTCCCTCAAACGCTTCAAGGAAGATGTCAGTGAGGTGAAGGCCGGATTTGAGTGCGGTATTGGCATTCAGGGATTCAACGACATCAAAGAGGGCGATGTGATCGAAGCCTACGTGATCGAGAAGGTCGCCCAAACGTTGTGA
- the alr gene encoding alanine racemase — protein MNADPHRPTWVEINLDHLVHNFRAVRSYVSDGVKICAVVKADAYGHGALPVAQTLERAGADEFAVALPEEGVMLREAGISRPILCLAGFWPGQEDILFDYRLTPVISDIAAAERLEARAHARGTTMAIHLKVDTGLGRLGLPLQELKDFLTRFRRLTQLTLDGLMTHLASAGDPTKGGVTLDQIERFNQALRQIEAAGYRPRSRHLAASAGLYGYPQAWGTMVRPGGLLYGLWRDVLPPRSPLGRPLTLKPVLSLHTRIMLVKTFAAGTPLGYGGTFITRRKSRIATIPIGYADGYRRALSNCGRVLVRGRWAPVVGLVSMDLTMIDVTDVPEAAPGDEVVLIGEQNGQTLTAEDLAGTVGTLSYEITSGIGGRVPRRFVGTGECSDCATDSRT, from the coding sequence ATGAACGCCGATCCTCACCGCCCGACCTGGGTCGAGATCAATCTCGATCATCTCGTCCACAATTTTCGCGCCGTGCGATCCTATGTGAGTGACGGGGTCAAGATCTGCGCTGTGGTCAAAGCCGATGCCTACGGTCATGGCGCCCTCCCGGTGGCGCAGACGCTGGAGCGAGCCGGAGCCGATGAGTTCGCCGTCGCCCTGCCCGAAGAGGGAGTGATGTTGCGAGAGGCGGGAATTTCTCGCCCCATTCTCTGTCTGGCTGGCTTCTGGCCCGGTCAAGAAGACATCCTTTTTGACTACCGGCTCACGCCCGTCATTTCAGACATCGCCGCAGCCGAACGTCTGGAGGCGAGGGCCCACGCGCGCGGGACGACCATGGCCATTCACCTGAAAGTGGACACCGGCCTCGGGCGACTCGGCCTGCCTCTCCAGGAGCTGAAAGATTTCCTCACGCGCTTCCGCCGTCTGACGCAACTGACACTGGACGGCCTGATGACGCATCTGGCGTCAGCGGGCGATCCGACAAAGGGTGGTGTTACGCTCGATCAGATTGAGCGATTCAACCAGGCCCTTCGTCAGATCGAGGCCGCCGGTTATCGGCCTCGCTCCCGCCACCTGGCGGCGAGCGCGGGACTCTATGGTTATCCTCAAGCGTGGGGAACGATGGTGCGACCGGGAGGTCTCCTCTACGGACTGTGGCGCGATGTTCTCCCTCCCCGATCACCTCTTGGACGCCCGCTGACCCTCAAGCCGGTTCTCTCGCTTCACACCCGCATCATGCTGGTGAAAACATTCGCCGCGGGAACGCCTCTGGGATATGGAGGGACATTTATCACCCGTCGCAAAAGTCGCATCGCCACCATTCCCATCGGCTACGCGGATGGGTACCGGCGCGCCCTATCCAACTGCGGGCGCGTCCTGGTGCGCGGCCGATGGGCTCCGGTTGTCGGACTCGTGAGCATGGATCTCACCATGATTGACGTGACCGATGTCCCCGAGGCTGCTCCGGGCGATGAGGTCGTCCTCATCGGCGAACAAAACGGACAAACGCTCACCGCCGAAGATCTCGCCGGAACCGTCGGAACTCTCTCTTACGAAATCACCTCCGGCATCGGCGGGCGCGTTCCGCGCCGCTTCGTGGGAACGGGTGAATGCTCTGATTGCGCGACCGATTCGAGGACATGA
- a CDS encoding rhomboid family intramembrane serine protease has protein sequence MIPLHDNIPSRSYPIITTVLIVINVLVFLYEVMLGPAELEAFFQSYAVVPARYFSVGYVDWWGQVHRYEAEDLVLPIFFAMFLHGGWLHLGGNMLYLWIFGDNVEDRMGHARFLVFYLLCGVVATVAHILANSDSQVPSLGASGAIGGVLGAYFMLFPRARIVTLVPIWIFLQFIEIPAFFFLGFWFLQQFFYGALTLGVESAQTGGVAWWAHIGGFLAGVLLVGLFKRRPSFPVGRDRWRYDDW, from the coding sequence ATGATTCCACTGCACGATAATATCCCCTCCCGCAGCTATCCCATCATCACGACGGTGTTGATCGTCATCAACGTCCTCGTCTTCCTCTACGAGGTGATGCTGGGACCGGCTGAGCTTGAAGCCTTCTTCCAGAGCTACGCCGTCGTTCCGGCCCGTTATTTCTCAGTGGGTTATGTCGACTGGTGGGGGCAAGTGCATCGCTACGAGGCGGAGGACCTGGTGCTGCCCATCTTCTTCGCCATGTTTTTGCACGGGGGATGGCTCCATCTGGGAGGGAACATGCTCTACCTGTGGATCTTTGGCGACAATGTGGAAGACCGCATGGGCCATGCCCGGTTTCTCGTCTTCTACCTGCTTTGCGGCGTTGTTGCTACGGTGGCTCATATTCTGGCCAACAGCGACTCTCAGGTTCCCAGCCTGGGAGCCAGCGGTGCCATCGGCGGGGTTCTCGGAGCTTATTTCATGTTGTTTCCCCGTGCTCGTATTGTGACGCTCGTGCCCATCTGGATTTTCCTTCAGTTCATTGAAATCCCCGCCTTCTTTTTCCTCGGTTTCTGGTTCCTTCAGCAATTTTTCTACGGCGCGTTGACGCTGGGGGTGGAGTCGGCGCAAACGGGCGGCGTCGCGTGGTGGGCGCACATCGGCGGATTTCTCGCCGGAGTCCTGCTGGTCGGTCTTTTCAAACGACGCCCCTCGTTCCCGGTCGGGCGTGATCGCTGGCGCTATGACGATTGGTAG
- the rimP gene encoding ribosome maturation factor RimP, which translates to MASLVERITEIVEPVVVAAGYELVHLELVGNRRNMVLRLYVDRPGGVTVDDCAVVSERVGVVLDVEDPIAHSYTLEVCSPGIERGLYKKTDYQRFAGQQVKIETWQQIEGRRHFYGELVGIGPDDLVTVRERILQREIAIPYNTIRKAHLTFRWPK; encoded by the coding sequence ATGGCAAGCTTGGTTGAAAGGATTACAGAGATTGTCGAGCCGGTGGTGGTTGCCGCCGGCTATGAGCTGGTCCACCTGGAACTGGTGGGAAACCGGCGCAATATGGTTTTGCGTTTGTATGTTGATCGGCCGGGCGGTGTCACTGTGGATGATTGTGCCGTGGTCAGCGAGCGCGTTGGTGTGGTGCTGGACGTCGAGGATCCCATTGCCCATAGCTACACGCTGGAAGTCTGCTCCCCGGGCATCGAACGCGGACTCTACAAAAAGACTGACTACCAGCGATTTGCCGGCCAGCAGGTGAAAATTGAGACGTGGCAGCAGATCGAAGGGCGACGGCACTTCTACGGGGAGCTGGTGGGAATCGGACCCGATGACCTGGTGACGGTGCGCGAGCGCATCCTCCAGCGAGAGATCGCCATCCCCTACAATACGATTCGGAAGGCTCATCTCACCTTCCGATGGCCGAAATGA
- a CDS encoding CPBP family intramembrane glutamic endopeptidase, which produces MIRSARECIGEIALGLLPVVTIIWVTPLLFREREAFLQANFYLSLLAFVIAAASNLRHRDTLKTLGVRLDNFSSALRLLALPTAIAGLVIVAIGLAADSLALGDRFFFHLRTLPPWALLQQYALQGFVHRRLQDAYGRGRKSILGTALVFSLLHLPNPVLTVGTFIGGAVWAWVFSQQPNLFALALSHTLVSALLANALPRSLLQNMKVGWGYWGQVP; this is translated from the coding sequence ATGATCAGAAGCGCACGCGAGTGCATCGGGGAGATTGCCCTGGGCCTTCTCCCGGTTGTGACGATCATCTGGGTCACGCCGCTTCTTTTCCGGGAACGAGAGGCATTTCTTCAGGCGAATTTTTACCTCTCGCTGCTGGCCTTCGTCATCGCCGCGGCATCGAATCTCCGTCATCGGGACACGCTCAAGACGCTGGGCGTGCGGCTGGATAATTTTTCGAGCGCCCTCCGGCTGCTGGCCCTGCCGACGGCTATTGCCGGACTCGTGATCGTCGCCATCGGCCTGGCTGCCGACAGTCTCGCCCTCGGCGACCGATTTTTCTTCCACCTGCGGACGCTTCCGCCGTGGGCACTGCTTCAACAGTACGCGCTTCAGGGATTCGTTCACCGACGGCTTCAGGATGCGTATGGTCGGGGCCGAAAGAGCATCCTCGGCACGGCGCTCGTATTCTCTCTGCTGCACCTGCCGAATCCGGTGCTCACCGTCGGGACATTTATCGGCGGAGCGGTGTGGGCGTGGGTCTTTTCCCAGCAGCCGAATCTTTTCGCGCTCGCTCTCTCGCACACGCTCGTCAGCGCCCTTCTGGCCAATGCCCTTCCTCGATCATTGCTTCAGAACATGAAGGTCGGCTGGGGATACTGGGGGCAGGTCCCCTGA
- a CDS encoding (Fe-S)-binding protein, translating to MMQTRVSLLITCVVDQFFPLVGESVVRLLERLGVTVTFNPRQTCCGQPAFNTGYRRYARDLARRMLDLFPGDDYLVAPSGSCVSMIRLYYPELFKDDPRLAERARALGRRVYELSDFLVNVLGVEDVGARYRGRVTYHDGCHLLRELRVREEPRRLIRAVQGIEFIEMEEADACCGFGGTFSVKLAGVSAALARDKIERIQRTGADAVIACDSSCLMHIAGMLGRCGSAIRTMHLAELLAAE from the coding sequence ATGATGCAGACTCGCGTATCGCTATTGATCACCTGCGTGGTGGATCAATTCTTCCCCCTGGTGGGTGAGAGCGTGGTCCGGCTGCTTGAGCGATTGGGCGTTACTGTGACCTTTAATCCCCGGCAGACCTGCTGCGGCCAACCAGCCTTCAATACCGGCTATCGCCGGTATGCTCGCGATCTGGCCCGACGGATGCTCGACCTCTTCCCCGGAGATGATTACCTCGTCGCCCCATCGGGTTCCTGCGTGAGCATGATCCGGCTGTACTATCCCGAGCTGTTCAAAGACGATCCCCGGCTGGCCGAGCGAGCGCGCGCTCTCGGTCGGAGGGTCTACGAGCTGTCGGATTTTCTGGTCAACGTCCTGGGGGTCGAGGATGTCGGCGCACGGTATCGCGGGCGCGTGACCTATCACGACGGATGTCACCTCTTGCGGGAGCTGCGCGTGCGCGAGGAACCCCGACGCCTCATTCGCGCCGTGCAGGGGATCGAGTTCATCGAGATGGAGGAGGCCGATGCGTGTTGCGGCTTCGGCGGCACTTTTTCCGTGAAACTGGCCGGCGTCTCGGCAGCCCTGGCCCGCGACAAGATCGAAAGGATTCAGCGCACGGGAGCGGATGCGGTCATCGCCTGCGACAGCAGTTGCCTCATGCACATCGCCGGGATGCTCGGCCGATGCGGGTCCGCCATCCGAACGATGCATCTGGCCGAGTTGCTGGCCGCAGAGTGA